The nucleotide sequence ATTGTCTTTAATCTTTCTATTGTCAGACTACCTGAGCAATATTCACTATACAGCGCGATACCTTCTTGGGTATGTGTATTCCCCGTTAGTCCTAAGCTGAAGACTTTAAGCTGATGCTTTTTCGCATTTAAGGTCGTTAACATATGAATGCCTAATTCATGATAGGCAAAAGCGTGTAGTTCTTTTTCAGTAAATAATGCATCTTTATTGATAAGCAATAATGCTTTCTCGTTATTTACCATAGCCTTAGCGACAATCTTGCTCGATTTTTCAATACGGCAATTTAACCCCCACTCATTTGCTTGGTATTTGAAGTAATCAATCGCATGTTCTGCACTGAGTAAAGCTTCCTCTTCAAACTCGTCATCGTTTAAATGGAGTAAAAATCTGGCATTAGCAATATCTGTTTTACTTGGCTCGCCATAATACTTCAAAGAGTTATACATAAAGTCTTCAGTACCAACAGAAGTTAGTAAATCTATTTTACAGGCCAAATTATCAACTACATGGCGATATAATTGCTGGATACCGACATCATTGACATTATCAACGGGCAGTTTATAAAGGTTTTCTCGAAACTGATAAGGGTTGATGTTCAATTGTTTGTAATTGAAGCTAGGTGCTATATAACTATTACGCTTTAAGAAGCGAGTACGCTCTGCCCCCAAATTAATCGGATTAATAAAATTCAGCGTTTCAATATTTTTACAAAGTGAGAATAATTTTTTGTCTAACGTGATGATTTCTGGACTGATGTTTGATGAAAGTATGTCCGCTTTTTGCGTTCGCTTCTTTTTACCGTATCTACGAACAAAAAAAGCCGCAGTTTCACTAATAGCATCTTTAAAACCAGTTTTTAATTCCTCTAGCACAAGAGGGTAAACCTCACCTGTACTCTCATCCATAAAGACTTTTTTCACTTCAGTGGGTAACACTAAGGTATTATCGAAATGAGCGTTAACATGAGAAATTAGATAACCGCGCCCATGAAAAACTTCGTCTGTCGCAGCTCTTACATCAAGGTTAGGTAGAATAATTTTATTGAGTTGGCGTTCAAATTGACTAACAATATTCCCCCATCGTTCAACATCTATTTGGCCTGCACCAATGTTGAAAGTAGGTGAATCTTTTTCAATACGCTTATAGTTGTATGAGTGAATATCAAAGACAATAGCATTACGAAACTCTTGTTCCACCACCGTGATAATAGCTTCTAAGACATGATAAAATGCTTGATGTTTAGCATGACTGATAGAACGCTGCTTAGGTGTAAGCGGCTTTTGCCAAACTTGCTTATTCCATGCGGTTTTAAAGTACGTTGACAACGTTTTTGCACGATTTAAATCGTACTCAAAGCGAGAGTCATTACCGATAAGCTGAATTGGGAATGATGAGATCAGCTCATCGGTGTAAGGATCTTCTTCAAAAAATCGTTCTTCTTTGGATAAAAGAAATGACTTTTCTAGTTCTTTTCTCAGTTTATGGCCATTGTGAATTGCCGCACAAATAATTGGTGAATATTCTTCAATTTTTATGATAAAAGAGCCATCAGCAACTTCTGCATGAAAACATTCTTGCTTTCTAATTTTAGCAATACACTCTTGCTCAGACAGCGTTAGCATCTTCAATTACCTGTCTGAATTCACTTTTTCGGTTCATAACGAGTTCTTTGGCATGAACAACACTTTCAACAAAGTCGATAACTTGAGCTTGCAGTTTTACTCGATTAAGTTTGTTGATACGGACAATACCACCAGGGCTTAATACGTTTACTTCAATAAGCTTTCCGCCGATAACATCAATACCCGTGAAGTACAGCCCGTCACGCACAAGTTTTGGCCCTATGTATTTACATAGCTTTTTCTCTTGTGCAGTAAGTCTATGTTTTACAACCGCACCGCCTGCATGAACATTTGAACGAACGTCATCTGAAGCAGGGATACGTTTCATAGCGCCAATTGGCTCGCCATTTAACATTAATATACGAACGTCACCTTCATGAGCTCCTTCGACATATTCTTGTAAAATAACGTAGTTGCTGCCTTTGCCGTTTTCATCACCGCCGATATAAAAGTCAAGGAGTGAGCGGAAACTCTGTTGTGCACTTTTTTCTAAAACAATCACACCACGGCCACCATAGCCATCAAGTGGTTTTAAGATCATTTTATCGCTGCCCGACTCTTTAAAAATACGTTCTAAATAATCTCGATTTTTAGATACATGAGTGGCTGGAATAAACTCACTTTCGGTGTCTTGAAAAGATGCTGTATAGACCTTGTTATTTGCGATTCGCAAACCATCAAGATCGTTCATTATAAATGTATCGCCGCGAACAGAGTCTAAAAAATTTAAGGCTAAGGTATCGAGAGGCGGATTCGCTCGCATAATGATGGCATCAAAACCTGCTAAAGGTAGTTGAGCGCGTTTAAACTGAGCATTTTTATAAAAACTTGGGATATTATCTGAAGCCTTAACTTTTTTTAAAAAAACATCACAAAAAGCACTGGCAACACTATCTCGAATGGTAAGGTTATTAACCGTTGCAAGTGCAACAGTATGCCCACGTTTTACGCATTCATGAATCAAACGTAAGGTTGAGTCTGTCTCAGCTTCGATACGTTCCCAAGGGTACATAATAAAACAAATCTTCATTTGCTATATCTCTAAAAAGTAAATTCGACAACCATTGTCAATTTTTGCGTAGAATAAATAATAGTAGAGAATTATGCTTGTAAAAAATTTTTGTCGTACAGGAAATTAATTTTTATATACCTCCCTTTAAATAAATGTTTTAGAAGGGGAGGTATGAATTCACGTTAATCTGTTGCTAAATCTTCAATTTGACTCGTTTTGCCACTACTTTTAGCAAAGCCGTGATGTACCTTACTCTTAGCAAGCGTATTCAAATATTTTTGCCAAAGTTTTGCTGGGTAAAACTGACTTGGTTGATTAGCTGTTATCTCTCTAATAAATAATTCTTCATCTTCGTTTTCTGGAGTCAGTGTTCCATCCGCCAATCCAACAAAAGTAACGCCATACTCTTCAAGCTCAAGTGATTCTCTTTTACTAAAAAAACCGCTTCGTGATAATCCTCTTGCAAACATCGTATCACCATAAAAGCGTTTATTGCTTTTGCGTATCTTGGTATTCATATTAACTACTTTCCTTTGGCGTAATAAATTCAATTAATTTTTTATAGCTGCTAAATGTTGAGTATGCAGACAATTTTAGTTCGCTGTTTACACAAGCCAAGATGGCTTGCTCGCTATTAGTCGCTTCAGGTGTATCCGTGACATAAGTGCAGTTGTCTAAAATGGCAGACACATAGCTAACATCTGGTTGAGTTACTTCAAAGTCGTTATCCTCTGCAAATGTTGGAGGAGTAGTTAAGCTAAGCAATAAAGCCAAGGTTTTTAGTGGTGTTTTTTTCATAATCTTTCTCAAAAGGAAACTTTTGACTAAATTTATGAGATTCTGTCAATAAAAAAAATCAAAAAATATTTGTCGATAGGACAAGATTAATTTATATTCGTGCCGTACCTAAATGGGATATTTAGATGGATATCAGAGTTTTTAAAACCTTCATAGCAGTTGCTGAGAACAAACATTTTGGCCGAGCATCAGAAACGCTGTATATCACGCAGGCTGCGGTTAGTGCGCGTATAAAGCAATTGGAAGAATATTACGGGACACAGCTAATTATCCGTGATAAAAATAATTTACGATTGACACCACCTGGAGAGTCATTACTTGCTCATGCTTATCTAATGGTTAGCCAAATGGAGCAGTCTAAAGTAGCTATTTCCATTGCCAATCAGCAAAAGCTCTCTTTTAATATCGCGGCAACGCCTAATGTTTGGGACGCTTTTTTTAGTAACCGAATTCATGATGCACTAGATCTTTTTGAGAATCTGGCTTTAGGCACAGAAATATCAGTTCGAGAAGCAATACAGCGCAAACTTGATGATAGAAGCATTGATGTTGGTTTGTTAACTGACCCTATAAAAGAAGATGACTTTTCAAATGAGCTAATTGGACACTTTGATTTGGCATTAGTAGGTAGTCGCTCAACCTTTGACGCAAATGTTGAAGACTATATATGGGTGGACTGGGGTATTACTTTCCAAAAAGAGCACGCGTTTCACCACAAGGTGACACCGAGTTTTAAAACCAGTACCGCAATGATTGCCCTTGAAGTAATTCAATCGAAAGGTGGCTTTGCTTATTTACCATCAGAGCTTATCGCTCCTCTATTAGAGGAGGAAAGTATATTCTTGATCGAATCACCTCTACAAATAAAACGACCTATTTATATGGTTTATAGAAAAAACACATCTAATGAAGAGTTACTTCAGGAGTTCAGAAAGCTCTTCGCCACGATTCAATAAACATGAACGGCCGCTTGCACAAGCTTGCCGTCCATAGTCACCTTAAAACTGGAGGAGAACCCACCCAAAAGCATGGTGGGAGGACGGTGCATTTTTTTAATATTGTATGGCACCTCCTGGCACTTTTTAGCCGGTCACAGCAGAACCAAAACAGATCCTGAAACAAGTTCAGGAAGTCGAACTTATACTCTCATTGCGCTTGAGGAGGTTGTGGCCTCGGCTCTGGCATCCTGCTTCGCTCTACCTCCTGCATCCATGCAGTCGTTCGCCACAATGACGTTGTACTTTTTCTTATTGTGTGCGGGCTTCTTTGGTGCTCTTTTTCTGATATTGTGACTGTCTCTGAATGACACAAAACGGTCGGTCACCGAGGGTGGCAATTCGCTCCTAACAGGCCTTATGCTTTTCAACTATTTAGGTCAACATTATGTTGCTCACATCAAGTACTTACTGATTAACCTGTTCAAGTAAATCAGCCATTGATTGCGGCCCTTCAACAATGGTACTGGTATAGCTATCTGCAAATTCGTTTAGCTTAAGGGTGTAATTATAACCAATTGGCAAGCCGCGCTTTTTCCCAGCCGCCTCCATTGCTTTTTCGGCTTCATAGTTAAATGGTGGGCTAATGCTGACAAAGTCGTAACTGTCGCCAGAAATTTTACGATACCATTTCATTGGTGGCTCGTTTATCTCTTTAAATACTTCTTCCCACTCTTTCATGTATTTTATAAATTCAACATGTTTACCAGGATGAATTTTCCAGACGGTGATTGTATAAATAGCGTTTGGATCGGCAACCGCATGCGCTTGCTTGGTCAATGCTTGATTTAAACTAACGATTACAACGACAGCGATCAAAAGTGACTTAATAATATTCATAATATTCCTTAAAATAAAAAGCCCTAAAACCAGTCGATTTTAGGGCTTAGTTTCTATGTTTTTAGGTAGATTAAATTAGAAGTTATAACCAAACGTTACACCGTAAGTGCGTGGTGCTTTGTATGAGTTATATACGGTATCATCCATCGCTGCATACAAAGTAGTTGAAGCAATATTTAACTCGTCTGTTAAGTTCTTAGCCCAGACTTGTACAGACCAAGTGTCTTCGAAACTACGTAACATAAATACCGCATCTAAATTCGTTTCTGAATCGACTTGAGTAAGTGGGTCATTTGAATTATCGAAGAAATACTCGTCTTGATATTGATAGCTAACGCTCAAGCTTGCTTCAGCAAAATCACCCATTCCCCATTCATATTTAGCATTTAAGCTATAGGTGTTCTCTGGGGTACGGCGCATCTTATTACCTTTTAAGTTTTCGCCATCAACTTCAAAGTCTTCAGTAAATTCTGAATCAAGGAAACCGTATGATGCTCTCAACGTTAACCCTTCAGTAACTAGTGCAATCATCTCTAGTTCAAGACCTGATACTTCACCGGTACCATTAAATACTTGTAGGTTATCTGGTGTTGTTTCACCGGTTTCAACCCAAACCGTTGTTTGAATATCAGTGTATTCGGTAAAGAATACGGCACCGTTTACTTGTAAGCGATCTTCCAATCCTTGAAGTTTAAAACCAACTTCATAGTTCCAAGCAGTTTCTGGTTTGAATGCAATAATTGCCTCTTCTGCTTTTTCCATACCTTCACCGTTAAAACCACCTGCTTTATATCCCTTAGCAACCGATAGATAATAGAAGGCATCGTCTGATGCTTGGTAATCTAGGTTAAAGCTCGGAGTCCACTCATCCCAAGAATCACTTGTTTCGAAAGCATATTCATCAAAAACCCAATTGCCATCTAAGTCATAATGATGACCACAACAGTTATCAAAGCGACGACCACCAGCAGTACCAGAGAAGTCTTTTTCATCACGAGACCAACGTAAGCCCGCTGTTGCAGACAGCTTGTCAGTAAACTCATAGCTTGTTTGACCAAAAACCGCATAACTGGTAGTTTCGTTTACCGTTGTATTGTAAATATTACCTGTTGTTGTGCCCCATTGCGTATCAAACCAATAATCAACCGATTCATTACGATCAATATCTTCAGTCATGTAAAATACACCAACTAACCAGCCTAATGGGCCATCACTAACATCAGCTAAACGAAATTCTTGTGAGAACTGTTCTGACTCTTCAGCTTTTAAGGACAACCACTCATCATCTGGCTGAATTAAGGCAAGTTCATCTTGATTTTCTACGGTGTTGTCTTCACACGGAAAAACGTTACCCGTGCTCCAATCACCACACCACTCAAATTTCTGTGTTGAGTCAACTAAACCGGCGGCAGCATTTTCATAAATAGTATAATCGTTATCTCGATAAGCTGTAATCGACGTTAAATGACCAATACTTGAGGTGTAATCTACTTGCACTGCAAAAGTATTACTATCTGACTCTTCATCATTATCAACACTACTTAAATCTTCACGTGGATCTTCACTAATGAATGGCTCGTTACGACCTGCACTATAGCCAATATGTTTAATTTTAGGTACACCATCTGCTGTTGATGTTGCTGCAGTAAATAACACTTCTAAATCATCACTTGCAGTATATAAAATCTGTGCACGAGCCGAAGTACTTTCTGCCACGTCGGCATCATTTCCTGTATAAGTATTTTTACCGTAACCATCTCTAGTTTTGCTTACGACTGATATTTTACCTGCAACGTTATCAGTAATTGAGCCAGTTACATAACCTTTAGCTTCTAGCTGGCCATAATCACCTACAGTCACTTCTGCGCTGCCTTCCATATCACCATCAACAGGACGTTTGGTAATAAAGTTAACCGCACCACCTACAACGTTTTTACCGTAAAGCGTCCCTTGTGGGCCACGCAATACTTCAACACTTTGTAAGTCGTATAAGTCCATTACTGCACTTGTACCACGTGAAATGTAAACACCATCTATATACATACCAATTGCAGCAGCGGCACCAGCCGATTCAATATCACTACCAATACCACGCATAAACAGTTCAGGTTCAGCAGAGTTATAGGCGTTCATTTGAAAGCCTGGTACTCGACTTGAAATGTCTTCTAAGCCATTTATACGCTCTTCCTTAATCTGGTCTGCACCAAAAGCTGAAACAGCGACAGGAGTTGATTGTAAACTTTCTACTTTATGACGAGCTGTAACTGTTACATGCTCAATTTCTAATTTGTCTACTTCGGCGTCTGTTGCTGCTGCCTCTTCGGCAAATGCCGATACACTCGACATACTTAAAGCAAGAGCAACACCTAAAGCGATAGGTTTGCGCATGGTTGTTAGTGTTGATAATTGTTGCAAGCTCATCTTTAGTTCTCCTCCCTTTCAAAGGGATTTTATTTTTTATAATTTTTATGAGTGAATTTAAGTTAGTGAGTACTTTGTTTAGTTTTTACTCATCTGTTATCACACTAAAGCACCAAACCATATAATAAAAATAATTTATTTTGAGGTTGTTATAGTTTTTTTTATATACCAAGCCATTTTAAAAAGCGCTTAACAAAACTATAATTAACCTTATTATACAATAACTTAATTAGATTAACGGACTAATTAGAGTCAAAATATATAATTTAATCTAGACAAATATTTGACTCAATCCCATGTTAATACCTTGTAAATAATTTCATAGTTTTTTTTTATTTTGTTTATTTATAACCATTAAATTTAGCGAAATAAAAAAGGCAGCTTTAAGCTGCCTTCTTTTTCTCTATTTAGTACTTTAACTACAAGCCAATAATTAATATTGCAATAACGCCAACAGGGGCGATAAAGCGCATTGTCGTTAACCACGGAGCAAACCATCTAGATGGTGATGCCGAAAACTCCCTTTTAACCGTATTGTGTGGCATAACCCAGCTGCAAAAAAGCACTATCAGTAACGCATTAAACGGGATCATAATGTTTGCCACTAAATAATCCATAATGTCGAATAATGTTTTGCCAGCAAAAGCATCAAAAAACGCCAATGGTGTGAAGTTTGAAAGTGTATTAAATGACAGCGCCGCACCTAACCCTAAAACCGCTGTAGCACTGCCGATGTATATCGTTGCTCGACCGCGACTTAAATGGTATTGCTCAATGATAAACCTCACCAAACATTCAAGCATAGATAAGGCGGTTGTTAACGCTGCGCCTGCCAGTAGAAAGAAAAATAGCAACCCGATAAATTGACCGCCAGGCAACTGGCCAAAAGCGACAGGCAGAGTTTCAAAAATTAACCCCGGTCCACTCGCTGGTTCTAGCCCATAAGCAAACACAAATGGAAATATTGCCATCCCTGCGAGTAACGCAACTAAGGTATCTGCAAAAGCGACAGTGATGACCGATTTCGGAATAGAAATATCTTTACTTAAATAACCACCGTAAGCCATTACACTACCAGCGCCAACACCTAGAGAGAAAAATGCTTGTCCCATTGCCGCTAAAACAACATCCGCATTAATTTTACTTAAATCCGGTGAAAACAAATAGCTAAACCCTTTAGCAAAATCGCCGGCAATAGCAGCGTAAACGACAAGCAAAATCAAAATGACGAACAACATTGGCATTAGATATTTAACGCATTTTTCTAGTCCATCTTTCAGGCCTTTAGAAATAATGAACATGCTAAGCAGCAAAAAGCCTAAAAATAAACCCGTGCTTTTAATTGGTGATCCCGCTAACGCTTGAAACATCGATTTTGACGACTCACCATCGATGCCTGCAAAACTATTTAATGCTGACTTGGCGGTATAATCTACTGTCCAACCTGCAACAACACTGTAATAAGCTAAAGCGATAAACGGTATAAGCAAGCTTAACCAGCCAATTAACTGCCAAGCGGGGTTGGCTGAAAACTTTTCTCTAAGAACTCGCATCGTACTGAACGGGTCTTTTTGGCCCTGACGACCAATCATTAACTCTGCCACCATGATTGGCGCTGCAAATAACAGTAGAGTCAATATATATACCATTACAAACGCGGCGCCACCGTTGCTACCAACAACATATGGAAAACGCCAAATATTGCCTAACCCTACCGCGATACCAATAGTGGCTAACAAAAAGCTCGCTTTCGATGACCAAACAATAGATTTTCCCACTGACATATTAATTATCCCTTATACATAACTATTTGATTTTTATAGGAGCGAAAATTAACTTAGGTTACCGCTTGTCTTTGATTAAACTCAGCCTGTTTATAGGTTTCGTTTTGCATGATATTTTTCAAACGAGCAACCGCGTCATAAACATCAACATATCGTAAATACAGTGGAGTGAGGCCAAATCGAAGCGTATCTGGAGCTCTGAAATCCCCCATTACTCCTGCTTTAATAAGAGCTTGAACGATTTCATAGCCATTTTCATGACTCATCGCAACTTGACTGCCGCGGCGTTCGCGTTGTTTAGGAGTGATCACATTGAAATTAAAATCTGCACATTCTTGCGCGATTAATTCGATAAATAAGTCAGAGAGGTTTAATGACTTTTCACGAAGTTTGTAAATGTCTGCACGCGCTGAAATATCAATTCCAATTTCCGACATAGCTAAGCTCACAATCGCTTGTGTACCAGAAAGCATTTGATTAATGTTATCGGCTGGACGGTAATCCCGTTCGAATGCAAATGGCGCTTGATGAGAATACCATCCAGTCAATGGCTGCAAAGCCTTACCTTGATGACGTTTAGCGCAAAATACAAATGCTGGACTACCCGGCCCGCCGTTGTAGTATTTATATGTGCAACCAATGGCGAAATCGACATTGCAAGCATTTAAATCAATTGGCAACGCCCCACCACTATGACACAAATCCCAAACAGAAATAGCGCCGCACTGTTGCGTTTTCTCGGTAATCGTTTTCATATCAAGTAAACGACCCGACTTATAATGAACCTGTGTCAAACATACGACGGCAACCGAATCATCAATAGCGTCAAGAATACCTTGTTCAGTTTCGGCAAACACGATTTCATGCTTATCACCTAAGAGCTTAACTAACCCTTGCGCTGTGTAGTTATCAGTAGGGAAGTTACTGCCTTCCATAACGATCTTCTTACGCGTTGGGTTTAATGTTAAAGCGGCCGCGAGCACTTTAAAAATATTGATACCAGTTGCATCTGTCACCACGACTTCACCTGCGTCAGCACCAATTGTCGTAGCAAGCGTGTCGCCAATGGTTTGACTTAAAGTAAACCAGCCATGAATATTCCAACTCTTAATTAAACTAGTTCCCCATTGATCAAGGATCACTTGCTCTGCTTTCGCCATCGCTTTTTTCGGCATAGCGCCTAACGAGTTGCCGCTCATGTATATGTCATGCTCGGGCAAACTAAACTCATCTCTGAAACAGGCTATTTCGTCTTGCTTGTCTCGTTCTATACAACTTTCTCTGGTGATCATAGTGAACTACTCTTATCTCGATTTTAAATCTTTATGTATTGCCAGTATTTAAGTTTGACTGCTAAGCGTTAACTGCGCGATCTGCGTGGCTATACACAATAACTAATATCGTCATCATATAGCGCCTAGAAATAACTTAAAAATAATATAAAGAGCAACTGGTATATACAAAAACTTATAGCCAAGTGGAGAAAATATTCCTGCAAGGAATAATTAATTGCGTTTAATGTGAAATAATAAGCAGTGAAACGGCGATCAAAAAGCCCGGTGTAAACCGGGCCTTTTCTGATGATAGGTAACTATAAATAATGCCTATATTAACCTTATGGCTTACTAGATTTAATATTTCGTTTTGGCCACGGTACCGTTGGCGCCGTAAAGCTAGGTTCACCAAGCACAGGGCTAGACAATACGTAAATTCCATGATTCGTAAATAACCAGAATAAATTACGGTCGTATTCAATATAAACGCCATGCGATAGATTGCCGCGGGCATATTCAACCACTCTTTCAGAATTAAACGGTGGCACAAAATACGCTGTAATCTCAGGATTTTTAATGTCACTTACGTCAAACACTTGTAGACCTGCATTATAAAATGCGTATGGTAAAATATTATCTTTAGGTGTACCAGGTTGTGTGTAATAACCTGTGCGTTTAGGGCCAAAGCTACCTCGGCGTTGGCAATAATCTTGGAACTTAGCCTCTGCAGGTGGTTTTGGTCGTGGTAAAACGCCGACTTTAAACGGCTTTTCAGGATTGCTTACGTCAATCATGTGAACATCTTTGTATGGTTCCCAACAATCTTCATTTAACGGATAACCACTAAAGTAAACGATGCCTGTTTTCTCTACTTGCGAAACATCAATAAAATCGCCTTCAGTTCCAGCAACGCTTGGAGCAAAGTTTAAGTGACTTACCACCTTTAAATCTTTGCTGTCGGTAATATCAACGACATAAAACCCTAAACCGCCCATCGCTGCGTAGCCGTATTTTCCACCTTCTTCAACTGGCGTAGGAATAAATAACGACATACGTGCCCCCATCCATGATGTACGATTACCGGCACGTGGATTTTCTTTATAGGCTGCTTCGTGCTCTTCATCAAAAGCGATTTGACCTGGCACAGTTAATTGATCGAGAAATATAGGATTACTTGGATCTGACATATCCCAAGACTGATAACCTGCCGAGTATAGATCATTAGGATATTCAGTTAATGAGTAACTCGCATCAGGCGCTGCGGCAACATACATAGTGTCGCCACCAAAGTATGCGGGTAGATCCCGTACCCCAGATCCTTGCTGCGTACCGATTGGTGCATCAGGATGCTCAACGTCAGTTGTGCGCTCCGCCAGAAGCTTCCAATCTTTAGGTAAAGGACCGTTCATTTCATAAACCTTAAAGCCCTTTAAGTGTTTTGAATTGCGAATCGCTTCCACCTTATCAGGCTGGGTACGTTTATTTTTAAGCAAACCGAAGCGACGAACCTCAAATGCTTGAACCATGACATATTTGCCTAAGGTTTCATTATATTGAATAGACGCAGCGCCAAACATGTCACCTTCATCATAAGGATTTTGATCAACCTCATCAGCGCCATTTGCGCCCCAAGTATGGCCTCGAGTTAACAGTAACTTGGCATCTTTTGGGTTAGTAATATCGAATATTTTTAAATCTCGGCGAACATATTGGTATAAATAACGACGACCATCAAAATCAACAATATTTTGCCAGGTATGAAACGGTTCAACTGTAATTGGGTAATACGCTTCTACCGTCATATTTTTAATGTATTGTTCGGTATCCCAATAATCAAGTTCACCCTCAAATGTCACATTACTATGGCTGTCTCGAGTCGCTACAGGGTGAGTAAAAATACCTGTTTTAGGATCTAAACCATAACTACCTTTAATTGGATCGGCAGGCGTTTTATCAATACTTAAGCTATCCGCACGCTGTACCCATTTATCTTGAATGCTGTTCTCTTGCTGGTGATGTTGCGTTTCTTTTTCAGCGCAACCTACACTTGAACATGCGATGGCGATAACTGTAGTAAGTAAGACAGGTTTAAAAGAGCCTTGCCATAGTTTGATTTTTTTGTTCATAAATCCTCACAATTAAATAAGCAGACACTTATTTAAAGACATATTAATAAAACTTGGTTCTATACTAAGCAACCTAAATATAACAAGATAATAACAATAAACACTACAGTTATAATTAATTTTATATATCCAAGGCGTAATTAAGTTTAATTTTAAATAAACGATAAGATATTTTTAATCTCACTATTTTCATTGTTTACCTATGGAATCTAGGAGAACAGTTTTTATATCAAGAGCTTCAATCGGTTAGTAATAGTGTTGTCTTAAAAATTACAATAACTGATGTTTTTTAAAATGTACAAATTGATCGGCCTACAAGATCAACTTATTTCAGGATGGAACACAAGTACAAAAAAACCATCTAGAAGTAGATGGCTTTTAAGGAGTTATTCAAAAATTCAATTATAGCGTTGTCAGCTAGACCTTATATATAAAGTCGTTGTCGCTTAACAATTCTAATTTATTACCAATAATATCTTGTTGATTTAGTTTTGATAATAAATCAAAGCCTTGTTGGCGCTGCTCTAATGTCAGTGCACGATAAGGAACGCGGAAAATCTTTTCTACGGCATTAGTCATCATTAAAGCGGTGTTAATTGCGATAGGATTTGGCTCACAGAATAACCAACCCATTAAGCCTTGCAGCTCT is from Thalassotalea crassostreae and encodes:
- a CDS encoding sodium-dependent transporter, producing the protein MSVGKSIVWSSKASFLLATIGIAVGLGNIWRFPYVVGSNGGAAFVMVYILTLLLFAAPIMVAELMIGRQGQKDPFSTMRVLREKFSANPAWQLIGWLSLLIPFIALAYYSVVAGWTVDYTAKSALNSFAGIDGESSKSMFQALAGSPIKSTGLFLGFLLLSMFIISKGLKDGLEKCVKYLMPMLFVILILLVVYAAIAGDFAKGFSYLFSPDLSKINADVVLAAMGQAFFSLGVGAGSVMAYGGYLSKDISIPKSVITVAFADTLVALLAGMAIFPFVFAYGLEPASGPGLIFETLPVAFGQLPGGQFIGLLFFFLLAGAALTTALSMLECLVRFIIEQYHLSRGRATIYIGSATAVLGLGAALSFNTLSNFTPLAFFDAFAGKTLFDIMDYLVANIMIPFNALLIVLFCSWVMPHNTVKREFSASPSRWFAPWLTTMRFIAPVGVIAILIIGL
- the kynU gene encoding kynureninase; this encodes MITRESCIERDKQDEIACFRDEFSLPEHDIYMSGNSLGAMPKKAMAKAEQVILDQWGTSLIKSWNIHGWFTLSQTIGDTLATTIGADAGEVVVTDATGINIFKVLAAALTLNPTRKKIVMEGSNFPTDNYTAQGLVKLLGDKHEIVFAETEQGILDAIDDSVAVVCLTQVHYKSGRLLDMKTITEKTQQCGAISVWDLCHSGGALPIDLNACNVDFAIGCTYKYYNGGPGSPAFVFCAKRHQGKALQPLTGWYSHQAPFAFERDYRPADNINQMLSGTQAIVSLAMSEIGIDISARADIYKLREKSLNLSDLFIELIAQECADFNFNVITPKQRERRGSQVAMSHENGYEIVQALIKAGVMGDFRAPDTLRFGLTPLYLRYVDVYDAVARLKNIMQNETYKQAEFNQRQAVT
- a CDS encoding LVIVD repeat-containing protein; the encoded protein is MNKKIKLWQGSFKPVLLTTVIAIACSSVGCAEKETQHHQQENSIQDKWVQRADSLSIDKTPADPIKGSYGLDPKTGIFTHPVATRDSHSNVTFEGELDYWDTEQYIKNMTVEAYYPITVEPFHTWQNIVDFDGRRYLYQYVRRDLKIFDITNPKDAKLLLTRGHTWGANGADEVDQNPYDEGDMFGAASIQYNETLGKYVMVQAFEVRRFGLLKNKRTQPDKVEAIRNSKHLKGFKVYEMNGPLPKDWKLLAERTTDVEHPDAPIGTQQGSGVRDLPAYFGGDTMYVAAAPDASYSLTEYPNDLYSAGYQSWDMSDPSNPIFLDQLTVPGQIAFDEEHEAAYKENPRAGNRTSWMGARMSLFIPTPVEEGGKYGYAAMGGLGFYVVDITDSKDLKVVSHLNFAPSVAGTEGDFIDVSQVEKTGIVYFSGYPLNEDCWEPYKDVHMIDVSNPEKPFKVGVLPRPKPPAEAKFQDYCQRRGSFGPKRTGYYTQPGTPKDNILPYAFYNAGLQVFDVSDIKNPEITAYFVPPFNSERVVEYARGNLSHGVYIEYDRNLFWLFTNHGIYVLSSPVLGEPSFTAPTVPWPKRNIKSSKP